The Faecalibacterium prausnitzii genome includes a window with the following:
- the ybeY gene encoding rRNA maturation RNase YbeY, with product MSNKVLITNSQKAVKVPSGLRILIRRACNAVLEYEHFDDPAEISVTFVDNASIAELNNQYRNKPMPTDVLSFPLGENGVYDVDENNGCKMLGDIVISMERAQEQATLYGHPLQREVAFLTVHSMLHLLGYDHENGGLEAMRMREKEEAVLTQLGLPRTVSYTE from the coding sequence ATGTCCAATAAAGTTTTGATCACCAATTCCCAGAAGGCTGTGAAGGTCCCGTCGGGCCTCCGCATCCTGATCCGCCGTGCCTGCAACGCCGTGCTGGAATATGAACATTTCGATGACCCTGCTGAGATCAGCGTGACCTTCGTTGACAATGCCTCCATTGCGGAGCTGAACAACCAGTATCGCAACAAACCCATGCCCACGGACGTTCTGAGCTTTCCTCTGGGCGAAAACGGCGTGTACGATGTCGATGAGAACAACGGCTGCAAGATGCTGGGCGATATCGTCATCAGCATGGAGCGCGCACAGGAACAGGCCACGCTCTACGGTCATCCGCTGCAGCGCGAAGTCGCCTTCCTGACGGTGCACTCGATGCTGCATCTGCTGGGCTATGACCACGAGAACGGCGGTCTGGAAGCCATGCGGATGCGCGAGAAGGAAGAGGCCGTGCTGACCCAGCTCGGTCTGCCCCGCACGGTCAGCTACACGGAATAA
- a CDS encoding DUF6353 family protein has translation MKLTKTCARFLRKHGGTILAVAASVGVVATAIETGRATTKAKHLLEVDEALRTYNEDEQGIVEEPPTKKQIALICWKAYVPAVILGGGTIACILGSNALNKKQIASLTAAYMALGRTYQTYRQKVIENIGLEKEAEIQEQISEEKLPEVRDKMAEEKLLCYEPISKRYFHATEVELTDAFYHMNRDFALDGEASMNSLYNYLGLDYLPEGDTTGWSVDYLANEWEYYWIDFRYYKQTTDDGLEVYYVDAFQPPIENYINYDPYANYCEKKGE, from the coding sequence ATGAAACTGACGAAAACATGCGCGAGATTCTTGCGCAAGCATGGCGGGACTATTCTGGCAGTGGCGGCGTCCGTGGGCGTCGTGGCGACGGCCATCGAAACCGGGCGGGCAACCACGAAGGCAAAGCATCTGCTCGAAGTGGATGAAGCGCTGCGAACATACAACGAAGATGAGCAGGGCATTGTGGAGGAACCACCGACAAAGAAACAAATCGCTCTGATATGCTGGAAAGCCTACGTACCGGCAGTGATTCTGGGCGGTGGCACCATTGCGTGCATTCTGGGTTCCAACGCGCTGAACAAAAAGCAGATCGCAAGCCTGACTGCGGCCTATATGGCGCTGGGAAGGACGTATCAGACCTACCGGCAGAAGGTGATTGAGAACATCGGGCTGGAAAAAGAAGCAGAAATTCAGGAGCAGATCAGCGAAGAAAAGCTGCCTGAAGTTCGTGACAAGATGGCAGAGGAAAAACTGCTCTGCTACGAGCCTATCTCAAAAAGATATTTCCATGCCACAGAGGTGGAATTGACAGATGCGTTCTACCATATGAACCGCGACTTTGCATTGGATGGCGAGGCATCCATGAACAGCCTTTATAATTACCTCGGACTGGATTATCTGCCGGAAGGGGACACAACTGGTTGGTCGGTGGATTATCTGGCAAATGAATGGGAATATTACTGGATCGACTTCCGGTATTACAAGCAGACAACAGACGACGGCCTTGAAGTCTACTACGTGGATGCATTCCAGCCGCCCATCGAGAATTATATCAACTATGATCCCTATGCGAATTACTGCGAGAAAAAAGGAGAATGA
- a CDS encoding histidine kinase, with amino-acid sequence MDSLENMFLFLDYLTDTKRKRHVVGGILMSVSLFFGGLAFTMMSIKGEDDEQDHS; translated from the coding sequence ATGGACAGTTTGGAAAATATGTTTCTGTTTCTGGACTATCTGACCGATACCAAACGCAAGCGCCATGTCGTGGGAGGCATTCTGATGAGTGTCTCCCTTTTCTTTGGCGGTTTGGCTTTTACCATGATGAGCATCAAAGGAGAAGACGATGAACAAGACCATTCGTGA
- a CDS encoding DUF6353 family protein, with the protein MKFLKSIKKDEIMATVTRTASKYGYKLKKASPTIMIAGAAIGGVTATVLACKATIKAQDILAEHNAAVESIHAAKDQIKNGELQLDEGESYTEKEFKKDITTAYIQTGLKLAKVYAPAVGLGAASLGCMFGSHHIMSKRNASLTAAYIALDQAFSEYKTRVGDRFGSRVQEELEHNIKAVEIESKNTNEQGVEEAIKEYKDVAMAHTSPYTCIFDETVDTWQPDNMLNRNYLFLMEQAANKRLRTQGHLFLNDVLSSIGTHGGVTMKTPEGQIVGWIYDPNDPTRQNHVDFGVTSYVEGNDALNSFISGGERSVMLRFNCDGPIIDKI; encoded by the coding sequence ATGAAGTTCCTGAAAAGCATCAAAAAAGACGAGATCATGGCCACTGTGACCCGCACGGCATCCAAGTACGGCTATAAGCTGAAGAAGGCAAGCCCGACCATCATGATTGCGGGCGCTGCCATCGGCGGCGTAACTGCGACGGTTCTGGCCTGCAAGGCGACCATCAAGGCGCAGGATATTCTCGCTGAACACAATGCAGCGGTAGAGAGCATTCACGCTGCGAAAGACCAGATCAAAAACGGTGAGCTCCAGCTGGACGAAGGCGAGAGCTACACCGAGAAGGAGTTCAAGAAGGACATCACCACGGCATACATCCAGACCGGCCTGAAGTTGGCCAAGGTCTACGCGCCTGCGGTCGGCCTTGGTGCAGCTTCGCTGGGCTGCATGTTCGGCTCGCACCACATTATGAGCAAGCGAAATGCAAGCCTGACGGCGGCTTATATCGCGCTGGATCAGGCATTCAGCGAATACAAGACCCGCGTGGGAGACCGCTTTGGCAGCCGTGTGCAGGAGGAACTGGAGCACAACATCAAAGCCGTGGAGATCGAGAGCAAGAACACCAACGAGCAGGGCGTTGAGGAGGCCATCAAGGAGTACAAGGACGTCGCCATGGCACACACCAGCCCCTACACCTGCATCTTTGACGAGACGGTGGACACCTGGCAGCCGGACAACATGCTGAACCGGAATTATCTGTTCCTGATGGAGCAGGCTGCGAACAAGCGTCTGCGCACGCAGGGGCATCTGTTCTTGAACGACGTTCTGAGCAGCATCGGCACCCACGGCGGTGTGACCATGAAGACGCCCGAAGGCCAGATCGTGGGCTGGATCTATGACCCGAACGATCCGACCCGGCAGAACCATGTGGATTTTGGCGTCACCAGCTACGTGGAGGGCAACGACGCTCTGAACAGCTTCATCAGCGGCGGTGAGCGCTCGGTGATGCTGCGGTTCAACTGCGACGGCCCGATCATCGACAAGATCTGA
- the era gene encoding GTPase Era — MQQHYETSSVFVAVIGRPNVGKSSLTNRLVGEKVAIVTSKPQTTRTRITGVVTRGPLQYVLLDTPGVHKAHNKLGKRMDKTASDSIADVDVSMMLFEPYGALNEPEMVLVDALRSSGGPAIAVINKTDLVKDPADLEARKAELKALGVFDAIYTVSVRADDRCEELFDALSQYAVEGPHYFDDDAYTDMPEKELVAEVIREKALLFMRDEIPHGIAVVVERFKERPGTDLVDIDVNIYCERESHKGMVIGKGGAMLKKIASAARADCEEFLGCRVNLQCWVKVKADWRDNEFLLNNFGFKQNPNNR, encoded by the coding sequence ATGCAGCAGCATTATGAGACCTCTTCGGTCTTTGTGGCCGTCATCGGCCGGCCGAACGTCGGCAAATCCAGCCTGACAAATCGTCTGGTCGGTGAGAAGGTAGCCATCGTCACCTCCAAGCCCCAGACGACCCGTACCCGCATCACCGGTGTGGTGACGCGCGGGCCGTTGCAGTATGTCCTGCTCGATACGCCGGGCGTACACAAGGCACACAACAAACTGGGCAAACGGATGGACAAGACGGCCAGTGATTCCATCGCGGACGTCGATGTCTCCATGATGCTGTTTGAGCCGTACGGTGCACTCAATGAGCCGGAAATGGTCCTGGTGGACGCTCTGCGCAGCAGCGGCGGCCCGGCCATTGCCGTCATCAACAAGACCGACCTCGTCAAAGACCCGGCGGACCTCGAAGCCCGCAAGGCAGAGCTGAAGGCGCTCGGTGTCTTTGATGCCATCTATACCGTCAGCGTCCGCGCCGACGACCGCTGCGAGGAGCTGTTCGACGCGCTGAGCCAGTATGCGGTAGAGGGCCCTCACTATTTTGACGATGACGCCTACACGGACATGCCCGAAAAAGAGCTGGTGGCTGAGGTCATCCGCGAAAAGGCGCTGCTGTTCATGCGGGACGAGATCCCGCACGGCATCGCTGTCGTGGTGGAGCGCTTCAAAGAGCGGCCCGGCACTGACCTTGTGGACATCGACGTCAACATTTACTGCGAACGTGAAAGCCACAAGGGCATGGTCATCGGCAAGGGCGGCGCGATGCTGAAGAAGATCGCCAGTGCGGCCCGTGCAGACTGCGAGGAGTTCCTCGGCTGCCGTGTTAACCTGCAGTGCTGGGTCAAAGTCAAAGCCGACTGGCGTGACAATGAGTTTTTGCTGAACAACTTTGGCTTCAAGCAGAACCCGAACAATCGCTGA
- the recO gene encoding DNA repair protein RecO, translating into MDTIVTMGLVLRETRYKEADRILTILTPELGVISASAPNSLRLKSKLFSACGLFCYSEFVLVPGRNMYTVREASVNTIFHGVSSSIEGMGLAMYLDEMAVSLSPTGTEAGKELRLLLNCLYMISRQKADLRVIKAVFELRTMSECGFLPQLACCNVCGKYDDASFYLDPQEGYLLCPDCAQKAGKPCNLDAGALYALRHICLVEDKKIFAFKISVGSLAKLSAVAEQYALTHLDKPLKSYSFLKSVLP; encoded by the coding sequence ATGGATACGATCGTAACGATGGGGCTCGTCCTGCGGGAGACCCGGTACAAAGAGGCTGACCGGATCCTGACCATCCTGACACCGGAGCTTGGTGTGATCTCGGCTTCGGCGCCGAACAGCCTGCGGCTGAAGAGCAAATTATTCAGCGCCTGCGGGCTTTTTTGTTACTCGGAATTTGTCCTTGTTCCGGGGCGGAATATGTACACGGTCCGGGAGGCTTCGGTCAACACCATTTTCCACGGAGTTTCTTCCTCCATCGAGGGGATGGGGCTTGCCATGTATCTGGATGAGATGGCGGTCTCGCTCTCGCCGACCGGCACCGAAGCGGGCAAGGAGCTTCGGCTTCTGCTCAACTGCCTGTACATGATCAGCCGCCAGAAAGCGGATCTGCGCGTCATCAAGGCGGTGTTCGAGCTGCGCACCATGAGTGAGTGCGGCTTTTTGCCGCAGCTTGCCTGCTGCAATGTGTGCGGAAAGTATGACGATGCGTCGTTTTATCTCGACCCGCAGGAGGGCTATCTGCTCTGCCCGGATTGTGCGCAGAAGGCAGGGAAGCCGTGCAACCTGGACGCCGGTGCGCTGTATGCGTTGCGGCACATCTGCCTCGTAGAGGACAAAAAAATATTTGCATTCAAGATCTCGGTCGGCAGTCTGGCCAAGCTATCGGCGGTGGCAGAGCAATACGCGCTGACCCACCTCGACAAGCCGCTGAAGAGCTATTCATTTCTGAAATCCGTTCTGCCCTGA
- a CDS encoding tyrosine-type recombinase/integrase, with translation MLKPCPECHKKVSDQAVACPHCGYPLKARQKPVYAKTSQKHMRLPNGFGQITEIQNARLRRPFRVMVTVGKSPEGRPIVKPLQPVAYFATYNEAYQALVEYHRNPFDLSNLVTMDELYAHWYEERTRNASPQALRQYNSVWAYAEELHAMPIRSVRACDLKKVIMTAHRTIHGKERAASNNTRSKMKSTFDQLFDYAMANELVDKNCARTFSLNIEAPVVHKEHLTYTDEEIDLLWKNIDLPFVDIVLIQCYSGWRPQELLNLKTCNVDLEKKSFQGGMKTKDGKNRIVPIHSRIYPLVEKHYLESVNDNSEYLITQHFRSTTRVIQMNYDTYLTGLQAIVKELGLNPEHRPHDARVRFVTAAKKAKVDEYAIKILVGHHIQDITEKTYTKRDLDWMRDEIEKIN, from the coding sequence ATGTTAAAACCATGCCCCGAATGCCACAAGAAGGTGAGCGACCAGGCCGTTGCATGCCCTCACTGTGGATACCCGCTAAAAGCACGACAAAAACCGGTGTATGCAAAAACATCGCAAAAGCATATGCGGCTTCCAAATGGATTTGGCCAGATCACAGAGATTCAAAATGCGCGTCTTAGGCGTCCATTTCGTGTAATGGTCACCGTCGGAAAATCGCCAGAAGGCCGTCCAATTGTCAAGCCACTTCAGCCAGTAGCCTATTTTGCGACTTATAATGAAGCGTATCAAGCACTTGTCGAATATCACAGAAATCCGTTCGATCTTTCCAATCTTGTCACGATGGATGAACTATACGCGCATTGGTATGAGGAACGAACAAGAAACGCTTCTCCACAGGCCCTCCGGCAATATAATTCCGTTTGGGCATACGCCGAAGAACTTCACGCCATGCCAATTCGAAGTGTCCGTGCCTGCGATCTCAAGAAGGTCATCATGACAGCCCATCGAACAATTCATGGAAAAGAACGTGCAGCATCTAACAATACGCGAAGCAAAATGAAATCAACATTCGACCAGCTGTTTGATTATGCAATGGCAAACGAGCTGGTAGATAAAAACTGTGCGCGGACGTTTTCGCTCAATATCGAGGCACCAGTCGTCCACAAAGAACACCTTACCTATACAGATGAAGAAATAGACCTTCTGTGGAAAAATATTGATCTTCCATTTGTCGACATTGTGTTGATTCAATGCTATTCGGGATGGCGGCCACAAGAACTTCTGAATCTGAAAACATGTAATGTTGATCTCGAAAAGAAGAGTTTTCAAGGTGGGATGAAAACAAAGGATGGCAAAAACCGCATTGTTCCGATTCACTCTCGGATTTATCCGCTTGTTGAAAAACACTATCTTGAATCGGTAAACGACAACAGTGAATATCTCATCACGCAGCACTTTCGCAGCACAACAAGGGTAATCCAGATGAACTACGATACCTACCTGACCGGGCTGCAAGCGATTGTGAAAGAACTTGGCTTGAATCCGGAACATCGTCCTCACGATGCACGTGTAAGATTTGTCACCGCTGCCAAGAAAGCTAAAGTAGATGAATACGCAATCAAGATCCTCGTTGGGCACCATATTCAGGATATCACCGAAAAGACATATACAAAACGTGACCTTGATTGGATGCGCGACGAAATCGAAAAAATCAATTAA
- a CDS encoding CTP synthase, with product MEDIMHIQSAFLRGLISDAVRNAIRKQGYDGVNVDLNDISAGYSENEKKVHVHLDIDAEMSKKDLVDILRSIDIL from the coding sequence ATGGAGGACATTATGCACATCCAGTCTGCATTTCTGCGTGGGCTTATTTCGGACGCGGTTCGGAATGCGATCCGTAAGCAGGGATATGATGGCGTGAACGTCGATCTCAATGATATTTCTGCCGGATACAGCGAGAACGAGAAAAAAGTTCACGTGCATCTGGATATCGACGCCGAGATGAGCAAGAAGGATCTGGTGGATATTCTGAGGAGTATCGACATACTGTGA
- a CDS encoding helix-turn-helix domain-containing protein encodes MTEKNNHEVRASYPRRYRAQFGENLKKKLKERRISQAILAKEMGVSRTCVGFWCNGYTIPCNERLEQLACFLETSPRRLLGCALDSRELDDVWVNLITGV; translated from the coding sequence ATGACAGAGAAAAACAACCACGAAGTGCGAGCCTCTTACCCCAGACGCTACCGGGCACAGTTCGGCGAGAACCTGAAGAAGAAACTGAAGGAGCGACGGATCAGCCAGGCAATCCTTGCAAAGGAGATGGGCGTATCCCGGACGTGTGTGGGATTCTGGTGCAACGGATACACGATCCCCTGCAATGAACGGCTGGAACAGCTGGCATGTTTTCTGGAAACGAGTCCGAGGCGCCTGCTGGGATGTGCACTGGACAGCAGGGAACTGGATGATGTTTGGGTAAATCTGATCACCGGAGTGTAA
- a CDS encoding DUF6353 family protein → MNLKTFARAARRSVSRNASKILGGLAITGGITAVYFAVTATPKAMILLDEKKKELGVEKLDAKTIIKTAGPVYIPTAVSMGLSAVCTIGAIHVDERRNAALAAACTLSESALKTYQDKVVETIGKEKEQEIREAVTLDKMAKCPEPKNIPVAKGVKSDDISYDQRVKCWESLSGNYIWTSKNALERALNGANKQLLSDFRVTENDLFDYLGMEHNRNGDLLGWDTETTLEIETFYASKLDEDGMPCLVLDYATPPKWLGY, encoded by the coding sequence ATGAACCTGAAAACATTTGCAAGGGCAGCGCGGAGAAGCGTGAGTCGGAACGCTTCCAAGATTCTGGGCGGTCTGGCCATTACCGGCGGCATCACGGCCGTTTATTTTGCAGTGACGGCCACCCCGAAGGCCATGATCCTGCTGGATGAGAAAAAGAAGGAACTGGGTGTCGAAAAGCTCGATGCAAAGACCATCATCAAGACAGCAGGCCCGGTTTATATTCCGACGGCGGTGAGCATGGGCCTGAGCGCTGTATGCACCATTGGGGCCATCCATGTGGATGAACGCCGGAATGCAGCACTGGCAGCGGCTTGCACACTGTCGGAATCTGCGCTGAAGACCTACCAGGACAAGGTCGTGGAGACCATTGGCAAGGAAAAAGAGCAGGAGATCCGCGAGGCAGTTACCCTGGACAAGATGGCAAAATGCCCGGAACCGAAGAACATCCCGGTGGCAAAGGGCGTCAAATCGGATGATATTTCCTATGACCAGCGCGTGAAATGCTGGGAAAGTCTGTCCGGGAATTATATCTGGACGAGCAAGAACGCACTGGAACGCGCCCTGAACGGTGCAAACAAGCAGCTGCTCAGTGATTTCCGGGTGACCGAAAACGACCTGTTCGACTATCTGGGCATGGAGCACAACCGGAACGGAGATCTGCTCGGCTGGGATACCGAAACGACGCTGGAGATCGAGACGTTCTATGCTTCGAAGCTGGATGAGGACGGGATGCCCTGTCTGGTGCTCGATTATGCGACGCCGCCGAAGTGGCTGGGGTATTGA
- a CDS encoding DUF5906 domain-containing protein, whose product MIDFLMIATRMGKRNTIEIYPKFIIKKSKDLMIRGSDFYAIWLEERGLWSTEEQDALQLIDRELDIYVQEHKQLLNDSYRVLHMWDAESGMIDNWHRYCQRQMRDNYHTLDDTLIFANTPVKKDSYASKRLPYPLEKGSISAYDELVGTLYSPEERKKIEWAIGAIVNGDSKKIQKFLVLYGPPGSGKSTVLNIVEKLFEGYCGTFDSKALGSSSNAFALEAFKSNPLIAIQHDGDLSHIEDNTRLNSLVSHETMMVNEKFRSAYANQFKCFLFLGTNKPVKITDAKSGLIRRLIDVNPSGEKIPAKKYLDLVGKVDFELGGIACHCKEVYEKNKRLYDDYIPTRMMGASNDFYNFMLDSYYIFKKENGVSLKRAWAMYNEYNTAANVPYPYSRRAFREELMNYFEDYKERETDVNGERVRSYYSGFKADKFKEFADTPQGESAKNDPPPSSWIDFKEQHSLFNDICKDCLAQYANENGTPLQKWENVRTRLGVLDTSRLHYVKVPENHIVIDFDIPGPDGKKSFERNLEAASKWPRTYAELSKSGAGIHLHYIYTGDAAKLSRIYDENIEVKVFTGKASLRRKLSKCNDISIANISSGLPLKGEKMVDTKQIQDERHLRVLIKKALAKEISPYTKPSVDFIAHIVEEAYEGNVPYDIDDMRNVILAFAANSTNQADACLKIVSKMHFKSKDDIERNAPTGEEKPMIFFDCEVFPNLLLVNWKFAKQDKVYRMINPSPAEIEGLTKYRLVGFNNRKYDNHILWARMLGMSNEQIYALSNQIINQHTGFFGEAYNLSYTDIYDFSSKKQSLKKFEIELGIHHQELGLPWDQPVPKSLWDKVAEYCDNDVLATEALFYSKDRQADFIAREILADLAGMTVNDTTNSLTARIIFGREKHPKLVYTDLATGKSDSVVEVEPDILTDQNIINAFPGYEWVRGDDGKMHNMFRGTDLGMGGYVYAEPGMYHNIALLDVASMHPHSAVAMNYFGEYTKQFSDLMDVRIHVKHGEYDKAKKLFGGKLAKYLDDPGQAKALTQALKIAINMVYGMTSATFDNPFRNPKNVNNIVALRGALFMRTLQDEVQQRGFTVAHIKTDSIKIPDATPEIIDFCMNFAKKYGYTFEHEATYEKMCLVNNAVYIAKYLDADTAKAQYGYIPEKNEKKGGKWTATGTQFQVPYVFKTLFSKEPIEFPDLCETKTVSKGAIYLDKNEDLPEGEHNYIFVGRVGQFCPIIPGKGGALLLREAGLSDTGERKYASVTGAKDYRWLESEAVYSLHMEDDIDKAYFDKEVNEAVDEISKYGDFEWFAADDSGTPPWNDIQDEAARNFEVR is encoded by the coding sequence ATGATTGATTTCCTGATGATCGCAACGCGGATGGGAAAACGCAATACGATCGAAATTTACCCGAAATTCATCATCAAGAAATCCAAAGATCTGATGATCCGGGGTTCTGATTTCTATGCGATCTGGTTGGAAGAGCGCGGTTTATGGAGCACGGAGGAGCAGGATGCGTTGCAGCTGATCGACCGGGAGCTTGATATTTATGTGCAGGAACACAAGCAGCTGCTCAACGACAGCTATCGGGTGCTCCATATGTGGGATGCGGAGTCCGGCATGATCGACAACTGGCACCGATACTGCCAGCGGCAGATGCGGGACAACTATCATACCCTCGACGACACATTGATATTTGCAAACACCCCGGTCAAGAAGGACAGCTATGCGTCCAAGCGTCTGCCGTATCCGTTGGAAAAGGGGAGCATCAGCGCCTACGACGAGCTCGTGGGCACGTTATATTCTCCGGAAGAGCGCAAAAAAATCGAATGGGCCATTGGTGCCATCGTCAATGGCGACTCGAAAAAGATCCAGAAGTTCCTTGTGCTGTACGGTCCGCCCGGAAGCGGCAAATCTACGGTGTTGAACATCGTAGAGAAGCTGTTCGAGGGGTACTGCGGCACCTTCGACTCGAAGGCGCTGGGATCATCTTCAAATGCGTTTGCACTGGAAGCGTTCAAATCGAACCCGCTGATCGCGATCCAGCACGACGGTGACCTGTCACATATCGAGGACAATACCCGGCTGAACTCGCTCGTTTCCCACGAGACGATGATGGTGAATGAGAAATTCCGGAGCGCTTATGCAAACCAGTTTAAGTGCTTCCTGTTTCTCGGCACCAACAAGCCGGTCAAAATCACCGATGCGAAATCGGGCCTGATCCGACGGCTCATTGACGTGAATCCGAGCGGGGAAAAGATACCAGCAAAGAAATACCTCGACCTGGTGGGCAAGGTGGACTTTGAACTTGGCGGGATCGCCTGCCACTGCAAGGAAGTGTACGAGAAGAACAAACGTTTGTACGACGATTATATTCCGACTCGTATGATGGGTGCTTCCAATGATTTCTACAACTTCATGCTGGACTCCTATTATATTTTCAAGAAGGAAAACGGTGTCTCCCTGAAACGGGCATGGGCAATGTACAACGAATACAATACGGCTGCAAACGTGCCATATCCGTATTCGCGCCGTGCCTTCCGGGAAGAACTGATGAACTACTTCGAGGATTACAAGGAGCGGGAAACCGATGTAAACGGTGAGCGGGTGCGCAGCTATTACAGCGGTTTCAAGGCAGACAAGTTCAAGGAATTTGCGGATACCCCCCAGGGGGAGTCTGCGAAAAATGACCCCCCGCCTTCGTCCTGGATTGACTTCAAAGAGCAGCATTCTCTCTTCAATGATATTTGCAAGGATTGTCTGGCACAGTATGCGAACGAAAATGGCACGCCCCTGCAAAAGTGGGAGAATGTCAGGACCAGACTGGGCGTACTGGACACATCGAGACTGCACTATGTGAAAGTCCCGGAGAACCACATTGTGATCGACTTTGATATTCCGGGGCCAGACGGGAAAAAGAGCTTTGAGCGAAACCTCGAAGCTGCATCCAAATGGCCCAGAACCTACGCAGAGCTGAGCAAATCGGGTGCGGGAATCCACCTACATTATATTTACACAGGCGATGCGGCCAAACTGAGCCGGATCTATGACGAGAATATCGAGGTGAAGGTGTTCACGGGAAAGGCCTCGCTCCGGAGAAAACTGTCGAAATGCAATGATATTTCCATCGCAAACATCAGCAGCGGCTTACCATTGAAGGGAGAAAAAATGGTTGACACAAAGCAGATTCAGGATGAGCGGCATCTGCGTGTTCTCATCAAGAAAGCACTCGCCAAGGAAATCAGCCCCTACACCAAGCCCAGCGTGGACTTTATTGCGCACATCGTGGAGGAAGCGTATGAAGGAAACGTGCCGTATGACATCGATGATATGCGGAATGTGATCCTTGCCTTCGCGGCCAACAGCACCAACCAGGCAGACGCATGCCTCAAGATCGTATCGAAAATGCACTTCAAGTCAAAAGATGACATCGAGCGCAACGCTCCGACCGGGGAAGAAAAGCCCATGATATTTTTCGACTGCGAGGTGTTTCCGAACCTACTGCTTGTAAACTGGAAGTTTGCCAAGCAGGATAAAGTCTACCGGATGATCAACCCTAGCCCGGCGGAGATCGAAGGGCTGACAAAGTATCGGCTGGTCGGTTTCAACAACCGCAAGTACGACAACCATATTCTCTGGGCACGAATGCTGGGAATGTCCAATGAGCAGATCTACGCCCTGTCGAACCAGATCATCAACCAGCATACGGGCTTCTTTGGTGAGGCCTATAACTTATCCTATACGGATATTTATGACTTCTCATCGAAGAAACAGAGCCTGAAGAAGTTCGAGATCGAGCTGGGCATCCACCATCAGGAGCTTGGCTTGCCCTGGGACCAGCCGGTGCCGAAGAGCCTTTGGGACAAAGTTGCGGAGTATTGCGACAACGACGTTCTGGCAACGGAAGCGCTGTTCTATTCGAAAGACCGGCAGGCGGACTTCATTGCGCGTGAGATTCTGGCAGACCTTGCCGGAATGACAGTCAACGACACGACCAACAGCCTAACCGCCCGAATTATATTTGGGCGGGAGAAGCATCCGAAGCTGGTCTACACCGACCTGGCAACAGGTAAATCGGATTCGGTGGTGGAAGTTGAGCCTGATATTTTGACGGATCAGAACATCATCAATGCGTTTCCCGGTTACGAATGGGTACGCGGTGATGACGGAAAGATGCACAACATGTTCCGCGGCACCGACCTCGGCATGGGCGGCTATGTGTATGCCGAGCCGGGGATGTACCACAACATCGCTCTGCTGGACGTAGCATCCATGCATCCGCATTCGGCAGTGGCCATGAATTACTTTGGCGAGTACACCAAGCAGTTCAGCGACTTGATGGACGTGCGTATTCATGTAAAGCATGGTGAGTACGACAAGGCCAAGAAGCTGTTCGGAGGAAAACTTGCGAAGTATCTGGATGACCCTGGCCAGGCAAAAGCCTTGACACAGGCGCTGAAGATCGCCATCAACATGGTGTACGGGATGACCAGCGCGACCTTTGACAACCCGTTCCGCAACCCCAAGAACGTCAACAACATTGTGGCGCTTCGAGGGGCTTTATTCATGCGCACGTTGCAGGACGAGGTGCAGCAGCGTGGTTTCACCGTGGCACACATCAAGACGGATTCCATCAAAATCCCGGATGCCACGCCTGAAATCATCGACTTCTGCATGAACTTTGCGAAAAAGTACGGGTACACGTTTGAACACGAGGCTACCTATGAAAAGATGTGCCTGGTGAACAACGCCGTTTATATTGCAAAGTATCTCGATGCGGATACGGCAAAAGCGCAGTACGGTTATATTCCCGAAAAGAACGAGAAGAAAGGCGGAAAATGGACTGCCACCGGTACACAGTTCCAGGTGCCGTATGTCTTCAAGACGCTCTTCTCGAAGGAACCCATCGAGTTTCCTGACCTCTGCGAGACCAAAACTGTGTCGAAGGGTGCCATCTATCTGGATAAAAATGAGGACCTGCCCGAAGGCGAACACAATTATATTTTTGTGGGACGTGTCGGTCAGTTCTGCCCCATTATTCCGGGAAAGGGTGGTGCTCTGCTGCTGCGGGAAGCGGGCCTGAGTGATACCGGTGAACGGAAATATGCTTCTGTGACCGGAGCAAAGGATTACCGTTGGCTGGAAAGCGAGGCGGTCTATTCACTCCACATGGAGGACGATATCGACAAGGCATACTTCGACAAGGAAGTCAATGAAGCTGTCGATGAGATCTCCAAATACGGCGACTTCGAATGGTTCGCCGCCGATGATTCTGGGACTCCTCCCTGGAATGATATTCAGGATGAAGCTGCAAGAAATTTTGAAGTGAGGTGA